In Tachypleus tridentatus isolate NWPU-2018 chromosome 7, ASM421037v1, whole genome shotgun sequence, a genomic segment contains:
- the LOC143255516 gene encoding uncharacterized protein LOC143255516 encodes MFGPALHPAVSLPTSSSLGASAGPSPFVAGETMFPQPNPDFLRRELDTRFLVSHERTLGIHPPPLHQHQHQHNHLHHQHSSFLPPPHLGSPLVPPQPPTARLYDKFPKLEGPLYSRNTFGLPSYAGMSPILSGGASLFTPPAHIPGFQPKMNPLVKTKNMKSGRWCAMHIRIAWEIYHHQQQQSEVHKPGATGSASNKNPADPLRPPVHMLPHSVPRPHDFHMSLLLNAAGTTPGRTPFEGSSHPGTFLNPAAAHLSLPPFARPSYSGFGGPSNSFGGISSLGLGSSGVFTSRDSGLSNLSVASQDPWTHLHRNPLSIPTPLGSGVTSNPAPWGGLKAEAERERLHREDQERERKLDRKVDREREKEKQRKAELEKERREREISEKNKAIDRERKENERQKEREREIRTFHQINSTETPPNGEIVERNRNKERDLENSRDRRDRGNSRSPVRHGREVNMDSALDNTSFLIKQESRLKEQNPQEGTPNALATTSLAGISERDRIRTLEAHHSERGGNYMMKSVGPTTIKPVDHARLLEGIAVVPDGSSSERMTATLISPPVCSTITNTIASTRSRRDLYKPFDFTIPRNLDREQFFQRYAALNSVMFHERFREPEFSRQFSASSSGYNFFREGDHSLLYEREKHSVDRTKLIPPPPLRSTETHFPSSIGLSGKCHPSSVGFPNSGMTKNGSPANFVSAVPPPLIPCSTGPSDCSSLPNPSHVVQRSNRGSPPLVSSKLGQNSVAHLENSHDPFFNKEKQNETLHPTEVSSLPR; translated from the exons ATGTTTGGTCCAGCTCTGCATCCAGCAGTTTCTCTACCCACATCAAGTTCTTTGGGAGCCTCAGCTGGACCTTCTCCATTTGTTGCCGGAGAAACTATGTTTCCACAACCAA ACCCAGATTTTCTACGTCGAGAGCTGGACACAAGATTTTTGGTATCGCATGAACGAACCCTTGGAATTCATCCACCACCACTTCACCAGCATCAGCATCAACACAACCATTTGCACCATCAACATAGCTCTTTTTTACCTCCACCTCATCTGGGTAGTCCATTGGTGCCTCCACAGCCACCTACTGCCCGTTTG TATGACAAGTTTCCTAAGTTGGAAGGTCCTTTATACAGCAGGAACACT TTTGGACTACCTAGCTATGCTGGCATGTCTCCAATTCTTAGTGGTGGTGCCTCTCTCTTTACACCGCCTGCTCATATACCTGGCTTTCAGCCCAAG ATGAATCCCCTTGTTAAGACCAAGAACATG AAGTCTGGACGATGGTGTGCTATGCACATAAGGATTGCCTGGGAAATCTACCACCACCAACAGCAACAGTCTGAGGTCCACAAACCAGGGGCAACAGGATCTGCGTCAAATAAAAATCCAGCTGATCCCCTGCGGCCCCCTGTACACATGCTACCACACTCAGTGCCTAGGCCCCATGACTTTCACATGTCGTTACTGCTGAATGCAGCAG gtaccACACCTGGTAGAACTCCTTTTGAAGGTTCCTCGCATCCTGGAACTTTCCTGAATCCAGCTGCAGCCCATTTAA GTTTACCACCTTTTGCACGACCCAGTTATTCAGGTTTTGGAGGACCAAGTAATAGTTTTGGAGGAATCTCTTCCTTAG GACTAGGGAGTTCTGGGGTTTTTACCAGTCGTGACTCTGGACTGTCTAACTTAAGTGTTGCATCCCAAGATCCTTGGACCCATCTCCATAGAAACCCTCTTTCAATTCCCACACCATTAGGTTCTGGGGTTACTTCTAATCCTGCTCCATGGGGGGGACTGAAGGCAGAAGCAGAGCGGGAGAGGCTACACAGAGAAGACCAGGAAAGAGAACGGAAACTAGATAGGAAAGTTGATcgagaaagagagaaagaaaaacaaagaaaagctgAACTTGAGAAAGAAAGGAGAGAAAGAGAAATCTCAGAGAAGAATAAAGCAATTGATAG agaaagaaaagaaaatgagaGACAAAAAGAAAG gGAAAGGGAAATTCGAACTTTTCACCAAATAAACAGCACAGAAACCCCTCCAAATGGAGAGATAGTGGAAAGAAATCGAAATAAAGAGAGAGATTTAGAAAATTCTAGGGATCGAAGAGATAGAGGTAATTCTCGTTCTCCTGTCCGACATGGTAGAGAAGTAAACATGGACAGTGCCTTGGATAACACAAGTTTCCTCATAAAACAAGAATCAAGACTAAAGGAACAAAACCCCCAAGAAGGCACACCTAATGCTTTGGCAACTACGTCACTTGCTGGTATCTCTGAACGTGATAGAATACGAACTCTCGAAGCACACCATTCTGAACGTGGTGGGAACTACATGATGAAATCAGTAGGTCCCACAACGATAAAACCAGTTGACCATGCCCGACTGCTTGAGGGGATTGCTGTAGTGCCAGATGGATCAAGTTCAGAAAGGATGACTGCCACTCTCATATCTCCTCCTGTGTGTTCCACTATAACAAACACTATTGCTTCTACTCGTAGTCGCAGAGATCTGTATAAACCATTTGATTTTACTATTCCACGTAATCTAGACAGGGAACAATTCTTCCAGAGGTATGCTGCCCTTAATTCCGTTATGTTCCATGAGAGATTTCGTGAGCCAGAATTTTCTCGACAGTTCTCAGCTTCTTCCAGTGGATACAACTTCTTTCGAGAGGGGGACCATTCTTTACTCTATGAAAGAGAGAAACATTCTGTTGACCGTACAAAACTCATTCCCCCACCACCACTGCGGTCTACTGAAACTCACTTTCCTTCCTCCATTGGTTTAAGTGGAAAGTGTCATCCAAGTTCTGTAGGTTTTCCGAATAGCGGAATGACTAAAAATGGCTCTCCTGCTAATTTTGTCAGTGCCGTTCCTCCTCCCCTTATTCCCTGTTCTACAGGCCCATCAGATTGTAGCTCTCTGCCGAATCCCTCTCATGTGGTGCAGCGCAGTAATCGAGGGTCTCCCCCCCTGGTTAGTTCCAAGCTGGGACAGAACTCTGTGGCTCACCTGGAGAACTCCCATGATCCATTTTTTAATAAggagaaacaaaatgaaactctACACCCTACAGAGGTTAGCTCACTCCCCAGATAA